GCTATTAATCCCTATCTCGTCCCTCTTTCGTCCCAGACGAACCGGACTGGGGTCGCAGCTGGCCCGGGAAGTGATCGGCGTGATCGACACAGACGGTGAGAGCGCCGAATGGGCCTTCCCCGCCGAGCCCGGCGCCGTCCGCACCGCTCGCCACGCCGTGCGCGGAACCCTGCACGAGTGGGGGCTCGAAGCCGTCGGAGACCTGACCGTGCTGCTGGTCAGCGAACTCGTCACCAACTCCCTCCGCTACGCCTCCGGCCCCATCGGCGTCCGCCTGATATGGCGGAATCCAGCCGCCGACGGCCTCGCGGACGCCCCCGCCAGAGGCCCCGCGCTCCTGGTGGAGATCTCCGATCCGCTTCCGGATCCGCCCCGCGAGCGGGAGGCCGGCGCGGAGGACGAGGGCGGCCGCGGACTGCACCTCGTGGCGGTCTCCTCGCGGCGATGGGGCACACGTCACGGGAAAACAGGTAAG
This DNA window, taken from Streptomyces sp. TN58, encodes the following:
- a CDS encoding ATP-binding protein, coding for MIGVIDTDGESAEWAFPAEPGAVRTARHAVRGTLHEWGLEAVGDLTVLLVSELVTNSLRYASGPIGVRLIWRNPAADGLADAPARGPALLVEISDPLPDPPREREAGAEDEGGRGLHLVAVSSRRWGTRHGKTGKTVWFELALPGE